A single Nicotiana tabacum cultivar K326 chromosome 5, ASM71507v2, whole genome shotgun sequence DNA region contains:
- the LOC107830362 gene encoding DNA gyrase subunit B, chloroplastic/mitochondrial isoform X3: MVSPRAFMSSSTATEAFQENTKSKAYGSEQIQVLEGLDPVRKRPGMYIGSTGPRGLHHLVYEILDNAVDEAQAGFATKIDVVLHADNSVSIADNGRGIPTELHPVTKKSSLETVLTVLHAGGKFGGSSSGYNVSGGLHGVGLSVVNALSQALEVTIWRDGKEYQQKYSRGKPITTLICHDLPVEMRDRQGTAIRFWPDKEVFTAEIQFDYNTIAGRIRELAFLNPELTIALKKEDVDPEKIQCNEYFYAGGLVEYVKWLNADKKPLHDVLGFRKEADGITIDMALQWCSDAYSDTMLGYANSIRTIDGGTHIDGVKAALTRTLNNLGKKSKTIKEKDISLSGEHVREGLTCVISVKVPNPEFEGQTKTRLGNPEVKKVIDQSIQEYLTEYLELHPDVLDSILSKSLNALKAALAAKRARELVRQKSVLKSSSLPGKLADCSATNPEEAEIFIVEGDSAGGSAKQGRDRRFQAILPLRGKILNIERKDEAAMYKNEEIQNLILGLGLGVKGEDFNKEALRYHKIIILTDADVDGAHIRTLLLTFFFRYQRALFEEGCIYVGVPPLYKVERGKQVYYCYDDAELKKVQRSFPSNASYNIQRFKGLGEMMPAQLWETTMNPETRLLKQLVVEDAAEANVVFSSLMGSRVDIRKQLIQNSASMMNLEQLDI, from the exons ATGGTGTCTCCAAGAGCTTTTATGTCATCAAGCACTGCTACAGAGGCTTTTCAAGAAAATACAAAGTCCAAAGCTTATGGTTCTGAGCAAATTCAG GTATTGGAAGGTTTGGATCCAGTCAGAAAAAGGCCAGGAATGTACATTGGAAGCACCGGACCTCGTGGTCTCCACCATTTG GTTTACGAAATATTGGATAATGCCGTTGATGAGGCACAAGCAGGATTTGCAACAAAGATAGATGTGGTCCTTCATGCGGATAACTCCGTGAGCATTGCTGACAACGGTCGAGGG ATTCCGACAGAGTTGCATCCAGTGACAAAGAAATCTTCTCTGGAGACAGTTTTGACG GTTTTGCATGCAGGTGGTAAATTTGGAGGCTCAAGTAGTGGCTATAATGTGTCTGGTGGATTACATGGTGTGGGCCTGTCAGTTGTTAATGCATTGTCACAG GCCCTTGAAGTTACCATATGGCGTGATGGTAAAGAATACCAACAGAAATATTCACGTGGGAAGCCAATAACAACTTTGATATGTCATGACCTCCCGGTGGAAATGAGGGATCGACAAGGGACTGCCATTCGGTTTTGGCCTGATAAAGAAG TATTCACAGCTGAAATACAATTTGACTATAACACCATAGCTGGGAGAATTAGGGAGCTTGCTTTCCTCAATCCCGAG CTAACAATTGCTCTCAAGAAGGAAGACGTAGATCCAGAGAAGATCCAATGCAACGAGTACTTTTATGCTGGAGGATTGGTTGAATACGTGAAATGGCTGAATGCAGACAAA AAACCACTTCATGATGTGCTGGGATTCAGAAAAGAAGCTGATGGAATCACGATTGATATGGCTCTTCAATG GTGCTCAGATGCTTATTCAGACACGATGCTAGGTTATGCAAACAGCATACGGACGATTGATGGTGGCACTCACATAGATGGTGTGAAAGCTGCCCTAACAAGAACTCTCAACAATCTGGGGAAAAAGTCAAAGACAATCAAG GAGAAGGACATAAGCTTAAGTGGCGAGCATGTAAGAGAAGGATTAACCTGTGTTATTTCTGTTAAAGTTCCGAATCCAGAATTTGAAGGACAAACTAAG ACTAGGTTGGGAAATCCTGAGGTTAAAAAGGTGATCGATCAGTCAATTCAAGAGTATCTGACTGAGTATCTGGAATTGCATCCAGATGTGCTAGATTCAATTCTTTCCAAGTCACTAAATGCACTAAAG GCGGCTCTTGCAGCAAAGAGGGCTCGAGAGTTGGTGAGACAGAAAAGTGTCTTAAAATCATCCTCTCTTCCGGGGAAGCTTGCTGATTGTTCAGCCACAAATCCTGAAGAAGCTG AAATATTCATCGTTGAGGGTGATTCAGCTGGTGGAAGTGCAAAACAAGGCCGTGATCGGCGCTTTCAG GCTATTCTTCCTTTAAGAGGCAAAATTTTGAATATTGAAAGAAAGGATGAAGCAGCTATGTATAAAAATGAAGAGATTCAAAATCTTATTCTTGGTTTAGGACTTGGAGTTAAG GGGGAGGATTTTAATAAGGAAGCTCTCCGTTATcataaaatcataattttaacaGATGCTGATGTCGACGGTGCTCATATTCGAACGTTGTTGTTAACCTTTTTCTTCAGATATCAG AGAGCTCTTTTTGAGGAAGGTTGCATATATGTTGGTGTTCCACCTCTTTACAAG GTTGAGAGGGGAAAACAAGTATACTACTGCTATGATGATGCAGAACTTAAAAAGGTCCAGCGTTCCTTCCCTTCAAATGCATCATATAACATACAGAGGTTCAAAG GATTGGGGGAGATGATGCCAGCCCAGCTATGGGAAACAACAATGAACCCGGAGACTAGGCTGTTAAAGCAATTAGTGGTGGAGGACGCAGCTGAGGCAAATGTTGTCTTCTCTTCACTTATGGGATCCAGG GTTGATATTAGGAAGCAACTTATACAAAATTCAGCGAGCATGATGAACCTCGAGCAACTGGATATATGA
- the LOC107830362 gene encoding DNA gyrase subunit B, chloroplastic/mitochondrial isoform X2 produces the protein MALLKPYPLQHSLRRMASRFLLHSHYHTHTLSFSSISLSRPSIVLNPRVINKLRRLSDAILIRNMVSPRAFMSSSTATEAFQENTKSKAYGSEQIQVLEGLDPVRKRPGMYIGSTGPRGLHHLVYEILDNAVDEAQAGFATKIDVVLHADNSVSIADNGRGIPTELHPVTKKSSLETVLTVLHAGGKFGGSSSGYNVSGGLHGVGLSVVNALSQALEVTIWRDGKEYQQKYSRGKPITTLICHDLPVEMRDRQGTAIRFWPDKEVFTAEIQFDYNTIAGRIRELAFLNPELTIALKKEDVDPEKIQCNEYFYAGGLVEYVKWLNADKKPLHDVLGFRKEADGITIDMALQWCSDAYSDTMLGYANSIRTIDGGTHIDGVKAALTRTLNNLGKKSKTIKEKDISLSGEHVREGLTCVISVKVPNPEFEGQTKTRLGNPEVKKVIDQSIQEYLTEYLELHPDVLDSILSKSLNALKAALAAKRARELVRQKSVLKSSSLPGKLADCSATNPEEAEIFIVEGDSAGGSAKQGRDRRFQAILPLRGKILNIERKDEAAMYKNEEIQNLILGLGLGVKGEDFNKEALRYHKIIILTDADVDGAHIRTLLLTFFFRYQRALFEEGCIYVGVPPLYKVERGKQVYYCYDDAELKKVQRSFPSNASYNIQRFKGLGEMMPAQLWETTMNPETRLLKQLVVEDAAEANVVFSSLMGSRVDIRKQLIQNSASMMNLEQLDI, from the exons ATGGCTCTGCTAAAGCCTTATCCTCTTCAACACTCTCTTCGCCGCATGGCTTCTCGCTTTCTTCTTCACTCTCACTACCATACCCATACTCTTTCCttttcctctatctctctttctcGCCCCTCTATTGTCCTTAACCCCAG GGTGATTAATAAGCTGAGGAGACTATCAGATGCGATTTTGATTAGAAACATGGTGTCTCCAAGAGCTTTTATGTCATCAAGCACTGCTACAGAGGCTTTTCAAGAAAATACAAAGTCCAAAGCTTATGGTTCTGAGCAAATTCAG GTATTGGAAGGTTTGGATCCAGTCAGAAAAAGGCCAGGAATGTACATTGGAAGCACCGGACCTCGTGGTCTCCACCATTTG GTTTACGAAATATTGGATAATGCCGTTGATGAGGCACAAGCAGGATTTGCAACAAAGATAGATGTGGTCCTTCATGCGGATAACTCCGTGAGCATTGCTGACAACGGTCGAGGG ATTCCGACAGAGTTGCATCCAGTGACAAAGAAATCTTCTCTGGAGACAGTTTTGACG GTTTTGCATGCAGGTGGTAAATTTGGAGGCTCAAGTAGTGGCTATAATGTGTCTGGTGGATTACATGGTGTGGGCCTGTCAGTTGTTAATGCATTGTCACAG GCCCTTGAAGTTACCATATGGCGTGATGGTAAAGAATACCAACAGAAATATTCACGTGGGAAGCCAATAACAACTTTGATATGTCATGACCTCCCGGTGGAAATGAGGGATCGACAAGGGACTGCCATTCGGTTTTGGCCTGATAAAGAAG TATTCACAGCTGAAATACAATTTGACTATAACACCATAGCTGGGAGAATTAGGGAGCTTGCTTTCCTCAATCCCGAG CTAACAATTGCTCTCAAGAAGGAAGACGTAGATCCAGAGAAGATCCAATGCAACGAGTACTTTTATGCTGGAGGATTGGTTGAATACGTGAAATGGCTGAATGCAGACAAA AAACCACTTCATGATGTGCTGGGATTCAGAAAAGAAGCTGATGGAATCACGATTGATATGGCTCTTCAATG GTGCTCAGATGCTTATTCAGACACGATGCTAGGTTATGCAAACAGCATACGGACGATTGATGGTGGCACTCACATAGATGGTGTGAAAGCTGCCCTAACAAGAACTCTCAACAATCTGGGGAAAAAGTCAAAGACAATCAAG GAGAAGGACATAAGCTTAAGTGGCGAGCATGTAAGAGAAGGATTAACCTGTGTTATTTCTGTTAAAGTTCCGAATCCAGAATTTGAAGGACAAACTAAG ACTAGGTTGGGAAATCCTGAGGTTAAAAAGGTGATCGATCAGTCAATTCAAGAGTATCTGACTGAGTATCTGGAATTGCATCCAGATGTGCTAGATTCAATTCTTTCCAAGTCACTAAATGCACTAAAG GCGGCTCTTGCAGCAAAGAGGGCTCGAGAGTTGGTGAGACAGAAAAGTGTCTTAAAATCATCCTCTCTTCCGGGGAAGCTTGCTGATTGTTCAGCCACAAATCCTGAAGAAGCTG AAATATTCATCGTTGAGGGTGATTCAGCTGGTGGAAGTGCAAAACAAGGCCGTGATCGGCGCTTTCAG GCTATTCTTCCTTTAAGAGGCAAAATTTTGAATATTGAAAGAAAGGATGAAGCAGCTATGTATAAAAATGAAGAGATTCAAAATCTTATTCTTGGTTTAGGACTTGGAGTTAAG GGGGAGGATTTTAATAAGGAAGCTCTCCGTTATcataaaatcataattttaacaGATGCTGATGTCGACGGTGCTCATATTCGAACGTTGTTGTTAACCTTTTTCTTCAGATATCAG AGAGCTCTTTTTGAGGAAGGTTGCATATATGTTGGTGTTCCACCTCTTTACAAG GTTGAGAGGGGAAAACAAGTATACTACTGCTATGATGATGCAGAACTTAAAAAGGTCCAGCGTTCCTTCCCTTCAAATGCATCATATAACATACAGAGGTTCAAAG GATTGGGGGAGATGATGCCAGCCCAGCTATGGGAAACAACAATGAACCCGGAGACTAGGCTGTTAAAGCAATTAGTGGTGGAGGACGCAGCTGAGGCAAATGTTGTCTTCTCTTCACTTATGGGATCCAGG GTTGATATTAGGAAGCAACTTATACAAAATTCAGCGAGCATGATGAACCTCGAGCAACTGGATATATGA
- the LOC107830362 gene encoding DNA gyrase subunit B, chloroplastic/mitochondrial isoform X1, translated as MALLKPYPLQHSLRRMASRFLLHSHYHTHTLSFSSISLSRPSIVLNPRFLSLCFPPLCKLVINKLRRLSDAILIRNMVSPRAFMSSSTATEAFQENTKSKAYGSEQIQVLEGLDPVRKRPGMYIGSTGPRGLHHLVYEILDNAVDEAQAGFATKIDVVLHADNSVSIADNGRGIPTELHPVTKKSSLETVLTVLHAGGKFGGSSSGYNVSGGLHGVGLSVVNALSQALEVTIWRDGKEYQQKYSRGKPITTLICHDLPVEMRDRQGTAIRFWPDKEVFTAEIQFDYNTIAGRIRELAFLNPELTIALKKEDVDPEKIQCNEYFYAGGLVEYVKWLNADKKPLHDVLGFRKEADGITIDMALQWCSDAYSDTMLGYANSIRTIDGGTHIDGVKAALTRTLNNLGKKSKTIKEKDISLSGEHVREGLTCVISVKVPNPEFEGQTKTRLGNPEVKKVIDQSIQEYLTEYLELHPDVLDSILSKSLNALKAALAAKRARELVRQKSVLKSSSLPGKLADCSATNPEEAEIFIVEGDSAGGSAKQGRDRRFQAILPLRGKILNIERKDEAAMYKNEEIQNLILGLGLGVKGEDFNKEALRYHKIIILTDADVDGAHIRTLLLTFFFRYQRALFEEGCIYVGVPPLYKVERGKQVYYCYDDAELKKVQRSFPSNASYNIQRFKGLGEMMPAQLWETTMNPETRLLKQLVVEDAAEANVVFSSLMGSRVDIRKQLIQNSASMMNLEQLDI; from the exons ATGGCTCTGCTAAAGCCTTATCCTCTTCAACACTCTCTTCGCCGCATGGCTTCTCGCTTTCTTCTTCACTCTCACTACCATACCCATACTCTTTCCttttcctctatctctctttctcGCCCCTCTATTGTCCTTAACCCCAGGTTCCTTTCTCTCTGTTTCCCTCCATTATGTAAACT GGTGATTAATAAGCTGAGGAGACTATCAGATGCGATTTTGATTAGAAACATGGTGTCTCCAAGAGCTTTTATGTCATCAAGCACTGCTACAGAGGCTTTTCAAGAAAATACAAAGTCCAAAGCTTATGGTTCTGAGCAAATTCAG GTATTGGAAGGTTTGGATCCAGTCAGAAAAAGGCCAGGAATGTACATTGGAAGCACCGGACCTCGTGGTCTCCACCATTTG GTTTACGAAATATTGGATAATGCCGTTGATGAGGCACAAGCAGGATTTGCAACAAAGATAGATGTGGTCCTTCATGCGGATAACTCCGTGAGCATTGCTGACAACGGTCGAGGG ATTCCGACAGAGTTGCATCCAGTGACAAAGAAATCTTCTCTGGAGACAGTTTTGACG GTTTTGCATGCAGGTGGTAAATTTGGAGGCTCAAGTAGTGGCTATAATGTGTCTGGTGGATTACATGGTGTGGGCCTGTCAGTTGTTAATGCATTGTCACAG GCCCTTGAAGTTACCATATGGCGTGATGGTAAAGAATACCAACAGAAATATTCACGTGGGAAGCCAATAACAACTTTGATATGTCATGACCTCCCGGTGGAAATGAGGGATCGACAAGGGACTGCCATTCGGTTTTGGCCTGATAAAGAAG TATTCACAGCTGAAATACAATTTGACTATAACACCATAGCTGGGAGAATTAGGGAGCTTGCTTTCCTCAATCCCGAG CTAACAATTGCTCTCAAGAAGGAAGACGTAGATCCAGAGAAGATCCAATGCAACGAGTACTTTTATGCTGGAGGATTGGTTGAATACGTGAAATGGCTGAATGCAGACAAA AAACCACTTCATGATGTGCTGGGATTCAGAAAAGAAGCTGATGGAATCACGATTGATATGGCTCTTCAATG GTGCTCAGATGCTTATTCAGACACGATGCTAGGTTATGCAAACAGCATACGGACGATTGATGGTGGCACTCACATAGATGGTGTGAAAGCTGCCCTAACAAGAACTCTCAACAATCTGGGGAAAAAGTCAAAGACAATCAAG GAGAAGGACATAAGCTTAAGTGGCGAGCATGTAAGAGAAGGATTAACCTGTGTTATTTCTGTTAAAGTTCCGAATCCAGAATTTGAAGGACAAACTAAG ACTAGGTTGGGAAATCCTGAGGTTAAAAAGGTGATCGATCAGTCAATTCAAGAGTATCTGACTGAGTATCTGGAATTGCATCCAGATGTGCTAGATTCAATTCTTTCCAAGTCACTAAATGCACTAAAG GCGGCTCTTGCAGCAAAGAGGGCTCGAGAGTTGGTGAGACAGAAAAGTGTCTTAAAATCATCCTCTCTTCCGGGGAAGCTTGCTGATTGTTCAGCCACAAATCCTGAAGAAGCTG AAATATTCATCGTTGAGGGTGATTCAGCTGGTGGAAGTGCAAAACAAGGCCGTGATCGGCGCTTTCAG GCTATTCTTCCTTTAAGAGGCAAAATTTTGAATATTGAAAGAAAGGATGAAGCAGCTATGTATAAAAATGAAGAGATTCAAAATCTTATTCTTGGTTTAGGACTTGGAGTTAAG GGGGAGGATTTTAATAAGGAAGCTCTCCGTTATcataaaatcataattttaacaGATGCTGATGTCGACGGTGCTCATATTCGAACGTTGTTGTTAACCTTTTTCTTCAGATATCAG AGAGCTCTTTTTGAGGAAGGTTGCATATATGTTGGTGTTCCACCTCTTTACAAG GTTGAGAGGGGAAAACAAGTATACTACTGCTATGATGATGCAGAACTTAAAAAGGTCCAGCGTTCCTTCCCTTCAAATGCATCATATAACATACAGAGGTTCAAAG GATTGGGGGAGATGATGCCAGCCCAGCTATGGGAAACAACAATGAACCCGGAGACTAGGCTGTTAAAGCAATTAGTGGTGGAGGACGCAGCTGAGGCAAATGTTGTCTTCTCTTCACTTATGGGATCCAGG GTTGATATTAGGAAGCAACTTATACAAAATTCAGCGAGCATGATGAACCTCGAGCAACTGGATATATGA